Within Pseudomonas sp. LBUM920, the genomic segment CCCCTGCTCCATGTCGTCCAATTCGAGTAACAAGGTATGGAAACTGGTCTCGTCCTTCGGCTCTTCCGGCTCGGCCGTGGCGTCGGCGAGTTCCTGCAGGCTGGCAGGAACCGGTGCGTCGTCGAAATCCAATACCGGTTCGGCCTCCATCTCGCGCAGTTCGGCGAGCGGCGGCAGGTCATCCAGGTTTTTCAGGTTGAAGTGGTCGAGGAACACCTTGGTGGTGGCAAACATCGCCGGTTTGCCGGGCACATCGCGGTAGCCGACGATGCGGATCCACTCACGCTCCAGCAATGTCTTGACGATATGGCTGTTGACCGCCACACCGCGCACGTCCTCGATTTCGCCCCGGGTGATTGGCTGGCGATAGGCGATCAGCGCCATGGTCTCCAGCATCGCCCGCGAATAACGCTGTGGGCGCTCTTCCCACAGACGGCCGACCCAGGGGGAAAACTTCTCACGGATCTGCAGGCGATAACCCGACGCCACTTCGCGCAGCTCAAAGGCGCGACCATCGCAGGACTTGCGCAGGATCTCCAATGCCTTCTTGAACACCGGTGGCTCAGGGCGCTCGGCCTCTTCAAAGAGTTCGAACAGGCGCTCAAGGGATTGCGGTTTACCCGAGGCCAGGAGAAAGGCTTCCAGCAGCGGCGCCAGTTCGCGGGGTTCAGTCAAATTCATCGATTCAGCTCGTTATTCGGCTCGCGCCCGCACGTGGATAGCCGCAAAAGGCTCATTCTGGACCAGCTCGACCAAGGATTCCTTGACCAGCTCAAGGATCGCCATAAAGGTCACCACCACCCCCAGGCGCCCTTCTTCTTTGGTGAACAACTCGACAAAGGGTACAAACCCGCCGCCCTTGAGGCGTTCGAGCACATCGCTCATGCGCTCGCGGGTCGACAGCGCCTCGCGACTGACCTGGTGGCTTTCAAACATGTCGCCCCGGCGCAGCACTTCGGCCATGGACATCAGCAATTCTTCCAGGCTCACATCCGGCAGCAGCTTGCGCGCCCGGGCTTCCGGGGCGTCGAGCTTGGGCACCACCACGTCACGGCCAACGCGGCTCAGGCCGTCGATGCCTTCGGCGGCGGCCTTGAAACGTTCGTACTCTTGCAGGCGACGGATCAGTTCGGCGCGCGGGTCGTCCTCTTCGGCTTCGATGGTCTCCGAGCGCGGCAACAGCATGCGCGACTTGATCTCGGCGAGCATCGCGGCCATCACCAGGTACTCGGCGGCCAGCTCCAGGCGCACGGTCTGCATCAGCTCGACATACCCCATGTACTGGCGAGTGATTTCCGCCACCGGGATGTCGAGGATATTGATGTTCTGCTTGCGGATCAGGTACAGCAGCAAGTCCAGCGGGCCTTCGAAGGCTTCAAGGAACACTTCCAGGGCGTCCGGCGGGATGTACAGGTCCAGCGGCATTTCCAGGACCGCCTGGCCATAGACCATGGCAAACGGCAGTTCCTGCTGGGCGCCGGCCTGGCTGTCGACGGTTTCGACGACCGACATTCAGGCCTCGACCATGAACGGCGTCGGATCGCCGCAACCCACACGCACCACTTCCGGCTCGCCGTCGGCCAGGTTGATCACGGTGGAGGCCTTGTTGCCGCCGTAGCCGCCGTCGATGATCAAGTCGACGTGTTTTTCCAGCAGGCGGCGCATTTCGTACGGGTCGTACAGCGGCTCTTCTTCACCGGGCAGGATCAACGACACACTCATCAGCGGCTCGCCCAGTTCAGCCAGCAACGCCAGGGCAATCGGATGCTCCGGCACACGCAGGCCGATGGTGCGCTTTTTGGGGTGCAGCAACAAACGCGGTACTTCGCGGGTGGCGTTGAGGATAAAGGTGTAGGGCCCCGGCGTATGGGCCTTGAGCAGGCGGAAGGTGCCGGTGTCGACCTTCGCAAACAGCCCAAGTTGGGACAGGTCGCTGCAAATCAGTGCGAAGTTGTGATTCTTGTCCAGGTCACGCAGGCGTCTGACCCGTTCAACCGCGTTCTTGTCGCCGATTTGGCAACCAATGGCGTAGGACGAGTCGGTTGGGTAGATCACCACGCCGCCGGCGCGGATGATCTCCACGGCCTGTTTAATCAGGCGCGCTTGAGGGTTTTCCGGATGAATCTGGAAGAATTGACTCACGTGTTCTACCTGTTCAGACGGTGGCAATAATGGGGTCATGCTTGAATCGCCCCCACAACAGCGGCAGATCTTCCGGTACCTGGCGATACTCGCCAATCTCGGACCAGCCGCCTGGGCCATGAAAGTCACTGCCGGCGCTGACCAGCAGACCAAATTCGCGAGCAAGTATCGCCAGGCTGCCCACCTGATCGGCGGGTTGGTGCCCGTTGACCACTTCGATAGCGTGGCCGCCCGCTCCAATATAGTCGGCAATCAGCTTGCGGCGCTTGCTGCGGGTGAAATCGTAATGCCAAGGATGCGCCAGGCTGACCCAGGCCCCAGCGGCCCGCAGAGTGGCGACGGTGTCTTCCAGGGTCGGCCAGTGTTGCTTGACGTCACCCAACTTGCCGGCGCCCAGCCATTTGCGAAAGGCCTCGGCGCGATCCTTTACAAAACCTTCACGCACCATCCAGTCGGCAAAGTGCGGACGGGCTGGTGCGTTGCCGCTGTCGCCCAGTTCCTGCTGGATGGCGCGGGCGCCCTCCAGGGCATTGGGCATGCCTTTAAGGCTGAGCTTGCGGCTTATTTCTTCGGACCGCAGCCAGCGGCCATCGTGCAATTGGGCAATGGCCTCGACCAACGGCGCGGCGTTCTGATCAAAACCGTAACCGAGCACATGAATGGTGGCGCCGCCCCAGGTGCAGGACAATTCCACGCCGTTGACCAGCTGCATGCCCAACGCATGCGCGGCCGTACGGGCTTCATCGAGGCCTTCGAGGGTGTCGTGGTCGGTCAAAGACAGGACTCGCACGCCTTTTTCAAACGCACGCGCAACCAGTACCGCGGGCGCCAGGGCGCCGTCGGAGGCCGTGCTGTGGCAGTGCAAATCAACATTCACGGGGGTGTGTAACCTCAAGTCAGCTGGCGCTATCGCAACCAAGGATGTTTGTTATTATGCCGCCACATCCAGCTTCTGGCTCTTACTGTGAAACAATTCATCGACTTCATCCCGCTGTTGCTGTTTTTCATCGTTACCAAACTCGACCCCAGGCTCATTGATATCGCCGGTCACGAGCTGACATTCGGGGGCATCTACAGCGCCACCGCCGTGCTGATCATCAGCTCGATCGTGGTCTACGGCGCCATCTTCATCTCCCAGCGCAAGCTGGAAAAAAGCCAATGGCTGACCCTGATTGCCTGCCTGGTATTCGGTGGCCTGACCCTGGCCTTCCACAGCGAAACCTTCCTTAAATGGAAAGCCCCCGTGGTGAACTGGCTGTTCGCCCTGGTCTTCATCGGCAGCCACTTCATCGGTGATCGCCTGCTGATCAAGCGCATCATGGGCCATGCACTGACCCTGCCGGACCCGGTGTGGACACGCTTGAACGTGGCCTGGATCGTGTTTTTCCTGTTCTGCGGCGCCGCCAACCTGTTCGTGGCCTTTACCTTCCAGGCCTACTGGGTCGACTTCAAGGTCTTCGGCAGCCTGGGCATGACCGTATTGTTCCTGATCGGCCAGGGTATCTACCTGTCGCGCCATCTGCATGACACCGCCCCTACCACGCCGAAAACCGAGGACTGACATGCTCTACGCCATCATTGCTACCGACGTTGCCAACTCGCTGGAAAAACGCCTGTCCGTGCGCCCGGCCCACATCGAACGCCTCAAACAGCTGCAAGCCGAAGGCCGCATCGTGCTGGCCGGCCCACACCCGGCCGTGGACAGCAACGACCCAGGCGACGCCGGCTTCACCGGCAGCCTGATCGTCGCCGAGTTTGCGTCGTTGGCCGACGCCCAAGCCTGGGCCAAGGCCGACCCGTATGTAGCAGCAGGCGTCTACGCTGATGTGGTGATCAAGCCGTTCAAGCAAGTCCTGCCTTGAACCGCTTTCTTTAATAAAGCCGGGCCGAACCTATTCGGTTCGGCGCGCTCCTAATTGCTCATTATTCTCGGTAACCTGCCGACAACGTTCTGAATATTCGTGTGGAATCAGGAGTTCCGATGCGCTTACGTCAGTTGTGTCTGTTGGCCGTGTTAACGATCGGGGCTACCGCCCACGCTGAAGAAACCTCGAACACCGGCAGTTCCACGCCCCTGTCCCTGAGTGCCGGCAGCCAGATCACCGAGTTGCAGCAACGTTTGAAAGAAAGTGAACGGCTGCGTGAAGAGCTGAGCAAGCAATTGCAAAGCGCAGACACTGCCCGCGAAAGTGCCCAACTGAGTCGCTTGCGCCAAGAGAACCAACGCCTGGCCCAGCAACTCAAAGCATCACAAGGCGGCGCCTTGACCCGCTGGCTGACCGAGCAACAACAGTGGTTTGTCACCGGAGGGGCCGTCGCCCTGATCGCCCTGCTGTGCGGTATCTTCGCCAGCGGTGGGCACCGTCGCCGTCGACAATGGCTAAATTGAGTGAGTCATGAGCGAGCTGTTACTGATAGATGATGACCAGGAGCTCTGCGAGCTGCTGACCAGTTGGCTGAGCCAGGAAGGTTTCCAGGTGCGCGCCTGCCACGACGGCTTGAGCGCGCGCAAAGCCCTGGCCGACAGCGCCCCTGCAGCAGTGGTGCTTGATGTGATGCTGCCCGACGGCAGCGGCCTGGAGCTGCTCAAGCAATTGCGCAACGACCATCCGGAACTGCCGGTGCTGATGCTTTCGGCACGGGGCGAGCCGCTGGACCGCATCCTCGGCCTGGAGCTGGGCGCCGACGATTACCTGGCCAAGCCCTGCGACCCGCGCGAACTGACTGCCCGCTTGCGCGCCGTATTGCGCCGCAGTCATCCGGCGGCGGTGTCTACTCAGCTGGAACTGGGCGACCTGTGCTTCAGCCCGGTGCGTGGGGTGGTGACCATCGATGAGCAGGAATTTGCCCTCACCGTTTCCGAGAGTCGCCTGCTTGAAGCCTTGCTGCGCCAGCCGGGTGAACCGCTGGATAAGCAGGAACTGGCGCAGATTGCCCTGGGGCGTAAGTTGACCCTTTACGATCGCAGCTTGGATATGCACGTGAGCAACCTGCGTAAAAAGATCGGCCCACACCCGGATGGCCGACCACGGATCGTGGCGTTGCGTAGTCGCGGGTATTATTACAGCCTCTGAGGATTGCGGGGGGTTGGGCCTTGGGGCGAGCTTTTGGGGTGGGGGTATATCCGTTGTTTGGGTGATGGCCGCTTTGGGTTCCGCCCTTACGGCGGGTCACTTTGGAAAAGCCCCAAAGTAACCAAAGGGCTCTTGCCCCACCACTCGGCACCTCGCCTAGGCTCGGTGTGCCCGAACGAAGGCTTGAATCCGTGGGCCGCCGTGACGGGCCATCCATGGCCCAACACGGCTAACCCGGCGTCCTGCCGGGTTACCCACGGATTCAAGCCTGCGTTCGGCCAGCGTGGTTTAACGGGGCGCCTAAGATCAAAGTCAACAGCAGATCAAGATCAAAAGCAGAGCACGGCGGCCTGGTAGCCGACCTGAGTGGTTAGATCAAAAGCGCAAGCAAGGCGGCCTGACAGCCGACCTGATCTTGAAGGCTGAACTCAATCAAATGTGGGAGCTGGCTTGCCTGCGATGGCATCAACTGGTTGTGCCTGATAGACCGAGTTGTCTGCATCGCAGGCAAGCCAGCTCCCACAGAAAAGCAAAAGCAGAGCGGTGCAGTGCTGGCGGCTGCACTCGGTCAACTTGTGGGAGCGGGCTTGCTCGCGAAGGCGGCGTGTCAGCTACACATGAACTAACTGACCCACCGCCTTCGCGAGCAAGCCCGCTCCCACATTTGGATCTCTGTGCATCAGATAGAGGTGCGTTGCCGTGCTGTTGATCTGCTTTTGCTTCAACCACTCAGGTCGGCTACTAGGCCGCCGTGCTCTGCTTTTGATCTGCTTTTGACTTTGATCTGACAGGCCCCGTCAACCACGCTGGCCGAACGCAGGCTTGAATCCGTGGGTAACCCGGCAGGACGCCGGGTTAGCTGCGTTGGGCCATGGATGGCCCGTCGCGGCGGCCCACGGATTCAAGCCGGAGTGAGGGCACACCGAGCCTGGGCGAGGTGCCGAGTGGTGGGGCAAAGACCTTTTGGTTACTTTTGGGGCGTTTGCCAAAAGTGACCCGCTGTAAGAGCGGAACCGTAAGTGGCCATAACCGCAGCAACGGATATGCACTCAGCCCCAACCCCACCCCAAGTTTTGTCAGCCCCCACCAACCCCCTCTTTACCCAAGCTTTACCCACACCTGACCGCCGCTGACCTTGATCTGAGTAACCTACTCACATCCGGACTCACCGGAATAGAGACAGGAGAATCACCATGCGCAAGACCCTTATCGCTTTGATGTTCGCCGCTGCCCTGCCGACCGTTGCCATGGCCGCCGCGCCAGAAGGCCCAGGCCCGATGGGCGGCCCTGAAGGCCACATGATGGGTGGCCCGGGCCACGGCGGTGAACACGGTCCGCGTGGCAAAGGCGGCCCGCTGAGCCAACTCGACCTGAGCCGCGAACAGCGCGAGCAAATCGGCAAGCTGATGGGTGAACAATGGCACGGCCGCAAAGAGATCGTGCGCAAGTACCTGGACAAACTCCCAGCCGCTGACCAGCAAGCCATGAAAAACGAAATGGCCGCCGCCAAGCAAAAAACCCAGGCTGACATCCGCGCCGTGCTCAAGCCCGATCAACAGAAGAAATTCGACGAGATCGTCAAGAAACAAGCCGAACGCCGCGCCGAGTGGAAGGAATTCCAGGCCTGGAAAGCCCAGCAGCCGCAAAAAGCGCAATAATGCTCTAGCTTTACCACCCCAGCCCAGTGGCTCGCGCCGCTGGGCTTTTCCTGCTTGAGGGTTTCCTGTGCGTTCATTGTTCTGGCGCATCCTGGCCAGTTTCTGGCTGGCCATCGCCTTGGTTGCCGGGCTGTCGATCCTGCTTGGGCACATGCTCAACCAGGACGCCTGGATTCTCAGCCGTCATCCCGGCCTCAACAACCTGGCGCAGGAGTGGACGCAACTCTACGAAGCCCAGGGCGAGGACGCCGCTCAGGATTTACTGCAACAACGCAAACGCCAGTACCACATCGACGTGCAGGTGCTCAATGAAAGCGGCGAGCCGGTGGTGCGCGGTACGTTCCCCCGCCGCGCCGCCGCCTTCGAGGCCCGGCAAAATGACAGCCAGGACGGCCACCTGCCGTGGCGCCGCCTGACCGCCGAGTACACCAGTGAAAAAACCGGCGACACCTACCTGCTGATCTACCGCATCCCGCACCCGGAACTCGACGCCTGGCACCGCAGTAGCCTGCTCTGGCCGCTGAGTGCGCTGGCGATTGCGCTGGTGGTGCTGACCCTCTTCAGCCTGCTGGTGACGCTGTCCATTACCCGCCCGCTCAGCCGTCTGCGCGGCGCGGTGCATGACCTGGGCCAGGCCACCTACCAACAAAACAGCCTGGCGCGCCTGGCCAACCGACGCGATGAATTCGGCGTATTGGCCACCGACTTCAACCGCATGGGCGCCCGCCTGCAAAGCCTGATCGGCAGCCAGCGCCAGTTGCTGCGCGACGTGTCCCACGAACTGCGCTCACCCCTGGCCCGCTTGCGCATCGCCCTGGCGTTGGCCGAACGCGCAAGCCCTGAAGAACGCGAAAGACTCTGGCCACGCCTGACCCGCGAGTGCGATCGCCTGGAAGCGCTGATCAGCGAAATCCTGGTCTTGGCCCGCGTCGATGCCGACAACGCGAGTGCCGAAGAAGTCGACCTCAACCCACTGCTCAAAAGCCTGCAAAAGGACGCCCAGCTCGGCGCTCCCGACCAGGTGGTGCAACTGACCGCCGACCCCGAGCTGGCGCTCAAGGGCTGGCCGACCATGATCGAGCGCGCCGTGGATAACCTGCTGCGCAACGCCCAGCGCTTCAACCCACAGGGTCAACCGATCGAGTTGCACGCCCGGCGCCACGGCGAGCGCATTCTGATCAGCGTGCGCGACCACGGCCCCGGCGTCGAAGCCGAACACCTCAGCCAATTGGGCGAACCGTTTTACCGCGCGCCCGGCCAGGCTGCCCAAGGCCACGGCCTGGGTCTGGCGATTGCCAGGCGCGCAGCGGAACGCCATGGCGGCAGCCTGATCCTGGCCAATCACCCCGACGGAGGTTTCATCGCCAGCATCGACCTGCCGTTGGAACCGGGAGTTGTCACACCGGTGTGAGGATCTTCTATAGTGGCCCTTCTCTAACGGAGGGCCTTTGATGACTGACCTGCTGACTCCCATCCAAG encodes:
- a CDS encoding YciI family protein, encoding MLYAIIATDVANSLEKRLSVRPAHIERLKQLQAEGRIVLAGPHPAVDSNDPGDAGFTGSLIVAEFASLADAQAWAKADPYVAAGVYADVVIKPFKQVLP
- a CDS encoding LTXXQ domain protein, which encodes MRKTLIALMFAAALPTVAMAAAPEGPGPMGGPEGHMMGGPGHGGEHGPRGKGGPLSQLDLSREQREQIGKLMGEQWHGRKEIVRKYLDKLPAADQQAMKNEMAAAKQKTQADIRAVLKPDQQKKFDEIVKKQAERRAEWKEFQAWKAQQPQKAQ
- a CDS encoding translation initiation factor 2; the protein is MRLRQLCLLAVLTIGATAHAEETSNTGSSTPLSLSAGSQITELQQRLKESERLREELSKQLQSADTARESAQLSRLRQENQRLAQQLKASQGGALTRWLTEQQQWFVTGGAVALIALLCGIFASGGHRRRRQWLN
- a CDS encoding septation protein A; this translates as MKQFIDFIPLLLFFIVTKLDPRLIDIAGHELTFGGIYSATAVLIISSIVVYGAIFISQRKLEKSQWLTLIACLVFGGLTLAFHSETFLKWKAPVVNWLFALVFIGSHFIGDRLLIKRIMGHALTLPDPVWTRLNVAWIVFFLFCGAANLFVAFTFQAYWVDFKVFGSLGMTVLFLIGQGIYLSRHLHDTAPTTPKTED
- a CDS encoding PHP domain-containing protein, with the protein product MNVDLHCHSTASDGALAPAVLVARAFEKGVRVLSLTDHDTLEGLDEARTAAHALGMQLVNGVELSCTWGGATIHVLGYGFDQNAAPLVEAIAQLHDGRWLRSEEISRKLSLKGMPNALEGARAIQQELGDSGNAPARPHFADWMVREGFVKDRAEAFRKWLGAGKLGDVKQHWPTLEDTVATLRAAGAWVSLAHPWHYDFTRSKRRKLIADYIGAGGHAIEVVNGHQPADQVGSLAILAREFGLLVSAGSDFHGPGGWSEIGEYRQVPEDLPLLWGRFKHDPIIATV
- the scpB gene encoding SMC-Scp complex subunit ScpB, translated to MNLTEPRELAPLLEAFLLASGKPQSLERLFELFEEAERPEPPVFKKALEILRKSCDGRAFELREVASGYRLQIREKFSPWVGRLWEERPQRYSRAMLETMALIAYRQPITRGEIEDVRGVAVNSHIVKTLLEREWIRIVGYRDVPGKPAMFATTKVFLDHFNLKNLDDLPPLAELREMEAEPVLDFDDAPVPASLQELADATAEPEEPKDETSFHTLLLELDDMEQGIKTDFDDLLRDGASEPQTQVNGETAPEVEVEPEPEPEPEPEPELEPEAEPEPEPEEDILGVAEAREKLLAAVAALEQPPLSDEEDEARALAEAIENERRQLED
- a CDS encoding ScpA family protein; this encodes MEVFLEAFEGPLDLLLYLIRKQNINILDIPVAEITRQYMGYVELMQTVRLELAAEYLVMAAMLAEIKSRMLLPRSETIEAEEDDPRAELIRRLQEYERFKAAAEGIDGLSRVGRDVVVPKLDAPEARARKLLPDVSLEELLMSMAEVLRRGDMFESHQVSREALSTRERMSDVLERLKGGGFVPFVELFTKEEGRLGVVVTFMAILELVKESLVELVQNEPFAAIHVRARAE
- a CDS encoding response regulator transcription factor; protein product: MSELLLIDDDQELCELLTSWLSQEGFQVRACHDGLSARKALADSAPAAVVLDVMLPDGSGLELLKQLRNDHPELPVLMLSARGEPLDRILGLELGADDYLAKPCDPRELTARLRAVLRRSHPAAVSTQLELGDLCFSPVRGVVTIDEQEFALTVSESRLLEALLRQPGEPLDKQELAQIALGRKLTLYDRSLDMHVSNLRKKIGPHPDGRPRIVALRSRGYYYSL
- a CDS encoding L-threonylcarbamoyladenylate synthase, which translates into the protein MSQFFQIHPENPQARLIKQAVEIIRAGGVVIYPTDSSYAIGCQIGDKNAVERVRRLRDLDKNHNFALICSDLSQLGLFAKVDTGTFRLLKAHTPGPYTFILNATREVPRLLLHPKKRTIGLRVPEHPIALALLAELGEPLMSVSLILPGEEEPLYDPYEMRRLLEKHVDLIIDGGYGGNKASTVINLADGEPEVVRVGCGDPTPFMVEA
- a CDS encoding HAMP domain-containing sensor histidine kinase — its product is MRSLFWRILASFWLAIALVAGLSILLGHMLNQDAWILSRHPGLNNLAQEWTQLYEAQGEDAAQDLLQQRKRQYHIDVQVLNESGEPVVRGTFPRRAAAFEARQNDSQDGHLPWRRLTAEYTSEKTGDTYLLIYRIPHPELDAWHRSSLLWPLSALAIALVVLTLFSLLVTLSITRPLSRLRGAVHDLGQATYQQNSLARLANRRDEFGVLATDFNRMGARLQSLIGSQRQLLRDVSHELRSPLARLRIALALAERASPEERERLWPRLTRECDRLEALISEILVLARVDADNASAEEVDLNPLLKSLQKDAQLGAPDQVVQLTADPELALKGWPTMIERAVDNLLRNAQRFNPQGQPIELHARRHGERILISVRDHGPGVEAEHLSQLGEPFYRAPGQAAQGHGLGLAIARRAAERHGGSLILANHPDGGFIASIDLPLEPGVVTPV